From the genome of Triticum aestivum cultivar Chinese Spring chromosome 3B, IWGSC CS RefSeq v2.1, whole genome shotgun sequence, one region includes:
- the LOC123072776 gene encoding uncharacterized protein isoform X2, with amino-acid sequence MNLEEELGEEQGVKLQAGCMFLFVGNKTGSCTCFPFPLRWGRSVEVKQASTSPCLAYQGESEPLQRRGDTRVGGGQALLTDLRRSGKPAPHHWLLFGGGKGKAAEDVLLYARLSKYILAMMYLIYRRRRQADCTTRLLPFHLFLVMV; translated from the exons atgAATCTTGAGGAAGAGCTTGGTGAAGAACAAG GTGTTAAGCTTCAGGCTGGGTGCATGTTTCTTTTTGTCGGAAACAAAACAG GCTCGTGCACCTGTTTTCCTTTTCCCCTTCGATGGGGTCGTTCAGTTGAGGTGAAGCAAGCAAGCACCTCCCCGTGCCTTGCAT ACCAAGGAGAGAGCGAGCCATTGCAGAGGAGAGGGGATACGAGGGTGGGCGGAGGCCAGGCATTGCTAACAGATTTGCGGCGGAGCGGGAAGCCGGCGCCTCACCACTGGCTCCTGTTTGGCGGTGGCAAAGGGAAAGCTGCCGAGGATGTGTTGCTCTATGCACGGCTGTCGAAGTACATTCTTGCTATGATGT ATTTGATTTATCGACGGCGAAGGCAGGCTGACTGTACTACAAG GTTACTGCCATTCCACCTCTTCCTCGTGATGGTATAG
- the LOC123072776 gene encoding uncharacterized protein isoform X1, which produces MNLEEELGEEQGVKLQAGCMFLFVGNKTGSCTCFPFPLRWGRSVEVKQASTSPCLAYQGESEPLQRRGDTRVGGGQALLTDLRRSGKPAPHHWLLFGGGKGKAAEDVLLYARLSKYILAMMCMNVSPQRPNQPVWCSHMSFWLRLLPFHLFLVMV; this is translated from the exons atgAATCTTGAGGAAGAGCTTGGTGAAGAACAAG GTGTTAAGCTTCAGGCTGGGTGCATGTTTCTTTTTGTCGGAAACAAAACAG GCTCGTGCACCTGTTTTCCTTTTCCCCTTCGATGGGGTCGTTCAGTTGAGGTGAAGCAAGCAAGCACCTCCCCGTGCCTTGCAT ACCAAGGAGAGAGCGAGCCATTGCAGAGGAGAGGGGATACGAGGGTGGGCGGAGGCCAGGCATTGCTAACAGATTTGCGGCGGAGCGGGAAGCCGGCGCCTCACCACTGGCTCCTGTTTGGCGGTGGCAAAGGGAAAGCTGCCGAGGATGTGTTGCTCTATGCACGGCTGTCGAAGTACATTCTTGCTATGATGTGTATG AATGTTTCTCCTCAACGACCAAATCAACCTGTCTGGTGTTCGCACATGTCATTTTGGTTGAG GTTACTGCCATTCCACCTCTTCCTCGTGATGGTATAG